From the genome of Candidatus Electrothrix communis, one region includes:
- a CDS encoding GNAT family protein codes for MTNDFAYTQNRVTKDGIAFQLRPACVSDADIIALNIREVCAEQIYLHTDTFVVTEKWRQMLLNSVNENKGQLLIVAQVEKRIVGHLRLFPPWYGPKGRHVGEVGMAIVKPWRERGIGIAMMDYALSWASLAQFQKVIASVISTNHRALTLFSNLGFIQEGRLVQQINVAGRYVDDVLLGRFINHYKK; via the coding sequence AGTTACCAAAGATGGAATAGCTTTTCAACTGAGACCAGCCTGTGTGTCCGATGCTGACATCATTGCCTTAAATATTCGCGAGGTATGTGCCGAACAAATATATTTACATACGGATACATTTGTTGTGACTGAAAAATGGCGGCAAATGTTGCTCAATTCTGTGAATGAAAATAAAGGTCAATTATTAATTGTAGCTCAGGTAGAAAAGCGAATTGTCGGTCACTTGCGATTGTTTCCTCCATGGTATGGCCCTAAAGGACGACATGTAGGCGAGGTAGGGATGGCCATTGTAAAGCCGTGGCGAGAACGTGGAATAGGCATAGCTATGATGGACTACGCACTTAGTTGGGCATCCCTTGCTCAATTTCAAAAAGTAATTGCCTCTGTAATCAGTACAAACCACCGGGCGTTAACGTTGTTTTCTAACTTAGGATTTATTCAGGAAGGGCGACTTGTTCAACAAATTAATGTTGCTGGACGTTATGTAGACGATGTATTGCTTGGACGATTTATTAACCATTACAAGAAGTAA